A genomic region of Ammospiza nelsoni isolate bAmmNel1 chromosome 3, bAmmNel1.pri, whole genome shotgun sequence contains the following coding sequences:
- the VGLL2 gene encoding transcription cofactor vestigial-like protein 2 isoform X3: protein MSCLDVMYQVYGPSQPYFAAAYSPYHQKLAFYSKMQEAPESGSSASAGSSFSSHAAASIKEEDCSPEKERPPEAEYISSRCVLFTYFQGDISAVVDEHFSRALSQPSSFSLGSAKAARNAGSWRARRYSFCGGSLLS from the exons ATGAGCTGTCTGGATGTTATGTACCAAGTGTACGGTCCTTCCCAGCCCTACTTCGCAGCAGCCTACAGCCCCTACCACCAG aaACTCGCCTTTTACTCCAAAATGCAGGAAGCCCCGGAGAGCGgcagcagcgccagcgccggcagctccttctccagccACGCCGCGGCCAGCATCAAGGAGGAGGACTGCAGCCCCGAGAAGGAGCGACCCCCCGAGGCCGAGTACATCAGCTCCCGCTGTGTCCTCTTCACCTACTTCCAGGGGGACATCAGCGCCGTGGTGGATGAGCACTTCAGCCGGGcgctcagccagcccagcagcttctccctggGCAGCGCGAAGGCGGCGCGGAACGCGGGCTCCTGGCGGG CTCGCCGTTACTCCTTCTGTGGTGGATCCCTTCTGAGCTGA
- the VGLL2 gene encoding transcription cofactor vestigial-like protein 2 isoform X2, which yields MSCLDVMYQVYGPSQPYFAAAYSPYHQKLAFYSKMQEAPESGSSASAGSSFSSHAAASIKEEDCSPEKERPPEAEYISSRCVLFTYFQGDISAVVDEHFSRALSQPSSFSLGSAKAARNAGSWRDGSFPMSQRIFPPSFWNSTYQPSSVPASLSSPLAAAAHSELPFAAATDPYAPASLHGHLHQGGPEPWHHAHHHHHHHHHHHPYIGTQSSAYPRPAAMHEVYGPHFDPRYGSLLVPTASVRPHRLTPASVPAPVSPPCELGKSEVGAAAAWTTPGPFPNATGDMAQSIGLNVDTARRYSFCGGSLLS from the exons ATGAGCTGTCTGGATGTTATGTACCAAGTGTACGGTCCTTCCCAGCCCTACTTCGCAGCAGCCTACAGCCCCTACCACCAG aaACTCGCCTTTTACTCCAAAATGCAGGAAGCCCCGGAGAGCGgcagcagcgccagcgccggcagctccttctccagccACGCCGCGGCCAGCATCAAGGAGGAGGACTGCAGCCCCGAGAAGGAGCGACCCCCCGAGGCCGAGTACATCAGCTCCCGCTGTGTCCTCTTCACCTACTTCCAGGGGGACATCAGCGCCGTGGTGGATGAGCACTTCAGCCGGGcgctcagccagcccagcagcttctccctggGCAGCGCGAAGGCGGCGCGGAACGCGGGCTCCTGGCGGG ATGGATCCTTCCCAATGAGCCAGCGCATCTTCCCGCCGTCCTTCTGGAACAGCACGTACCAGCCCTCCTCGGTGCCGGCCAGTCTGAGCAGCCCCCTGGCAGCTGCGGCCCACAGCGAGCTGCCCTTCGCCGCCGCCACCGACCCCTACGCGCCCGCCTCCCTGCACGGCCACCTGCACCAGGGCGGCCCCGAGCCCTGGCACCACGcccaccatcaccaccaccaccaccaccaccaccacccctaCATCGGCACGCAGAGCAGCGCCTACCCCCGCCCTGCCGCCATGCACGAGGTCTACGGGCCCCACTTTGATCCCCGCTACGGCTCGCTCCTGGTGCCCACGGCCTCCGTCAGGCCCCACCGCCTCACGCCCGCCTCTGTGCCCGCACCCGTCAGCCCCCCCTGCGAACTGGGCAAGAGTGAAGTGGGCGCTGCTGCGGCCTGGACGACGCCAGGCCCCTTCCCCAATGCAACAGGAGACATGGCACAGAGCATCGGCCTCAATGTGGACACAG CTCGCCGTTACTCCTTCTGTGGTGGATCCCTTCTGAGCTGA
- the VGLL2 gene encoding transcription cofactor vestigial-like protein 2 isoform X1 — protein MSCLDVMYQVYGPSQPYFAAAYSPYHQKLAFYSKMQEAPESGSSASAGSSFSSHAAASIKEEDCSPEKERPPEAEYISSRCVLFTYFQGDISAVVDEHFSRALSQPSSFSLGSAKAARNAGSWRDGSFPMSQRIFPPSFWNSTYQPSSVPASLSSPLAAAAHSELPFAAATDPYAPASLHGHLHQGGPEPWHHAHHHHHHHHHHHPYIGTQSSAYPRPAAMHEVYGPHFDPRYGSLLVPTASVRPHRLTPASVPAPVSPPCELGKSEVGAAAAWTTPGPFPNATGDMAQSIGLNVDTGLQPQDKSKDLYWF, from the exons ATGAGCTGTCTGGATGTTATGTACCAAGTGTACGGTCCTTCCCAGCCCTACTTCGCAGCAGCCTACAGCCCCTACCACCAG aaACTCGCCTTTTACTCCAAAATGCAGGAAGCCCCGGAGAGCGgcagcagcgccagcgccggcagctccttctccagccACGCCGCGGCCAGCATCAAGGAGGAGGACTGCAGCCCCGAGAAGGAGCGACCCCCCGAGGCCGAGTACATCAGCTCCCGCTGTGTCCTCTTCACCTACTTCCAGGGGGACATCAGCGCCGTGGTGGATGAGCACTTCAGCCGGGcgctcagccagcccagcagcttctccctggGCAGCGCGAAGGCGGCGCGGAACGCGGGCTCCTGGCGGG ATGGATCCTTCCCAATGAGCCAGCGCATCTTCCCGCCGTCCTTCTGGAACAGCACGTACCAGCCCTCCTCGGTGCCGGCCAGTCTGAGCAGCCCCCTGGCAGCTGCGGCCCACAGCGAGCTGCCCTTCGCCGCCGCCACCGACCCCTACGCGCCCGCCTCCCTGCACGGCCACCTGCACCAGGGCGGCCCCGAGCCCTGGCACCACGcccaccatcaccaccaccaccaccaccaccaccacccctaCATCGGCACGCAGAGCAGCGCCTACCCCCGCCCTGCCGCCATGCACGAGGTCTACGGGCCCCACTTTGATCCCCGCTACGGCTCGCTCCTGGTGCCCACGGCCTCCGTCAGGCCCCACCGCCTCACGCCCGCCTCTGTGCCCGCACCCGTCAGCCCCCCCTGCGAACTGGGCAAGAGTGAAGTGGGCGCTGCTGCGGCCTGGACGACGCCAGGCCCCTTCCCCAATGCAACAGGAGACATGGCACAGAGCATCGGCCTCAATGTGGACACAG GTTTGCAACCTCAGGATAAAAGCAAGGATCTGTACTGGTTTTAG